Genomic DNA from Corylus avellana chromosome ca4, CavTom2PMs-1.0:
AATTTGCCACAATATGCTAAGTGGTACAGCAACATCTTCATCAACTAAACCAAGCTCTTTTGCAAGCTCCAATCTCTCAATCTCTACGATGGCAGCAGCCGACATGCAAAGGACTGACAGAAAGAGGCCAATTCCCATCCTTTGCAACTCTGAGAAGCCCCTCTCATTGCCTGTAAATTTCCTTGCAATTGGGACAATCACCCTATCATAGATAGGTACCCAAATAACAACACTTATGATGTCGATACTTGAGAGAGAGGCTGCAGGAACGGTGAACGAGCCTATTGTTCTGTCCATCATCTTCCCTTGCTCCACAAATAATGAAGACATTTGCGCATAAACAGCAGAAAAAATAATTCCAGACGCCCAGATTGGAAACATTCGGACCAAAATCTTCAATTCCTCCACCTGTGTCACAGTGCAAAGCCGCCACGGATTGGATAAGTCTCCACTTTTGATATCAGCATCTGAGACTACAGCAGCTTTATCAAGGCACctgtaaaaaaaatgattaaataaaaccAACATTGTTTAAACTCAAGgacaatgaaggagaagattaCTTCTGCTCCTCACTGTGGTCCAGTTTACGACTTCCTTTAATGGTGGATCTTCTGTCTTGGGTTTCATAGAGGAGACTAGTATCAGCTGGAACCTCTACATTTCGCTTATGAAATGATGCAACCAGGACCTGGCAAATTCTTGTAAGAGGGCTTCCCCCTGGTCTCTGTAATCTATAGAAGGGGGTGCCTAAAAAGAAAATCGCAATTCCAATGCCCATAACCAATGTAGGAATGCCATATCCAAGACCCCACCCAACATCTTCTTGAACCAAAACCACTAAACTAGTTGATATAAAAGCACCAATGTTGTTGAAAAAGTAAAACCAGTTGAAAAAGGATcccttctttcccttttccctAGGATCAGTATCATCAAACTGATCCGCCCCAAAGGGCCAAATACATGGTTTGATCCCACCAGTCCCTAGTGCAACCAAATAGAGTCCAATGAAGAATACTGCATACTGAGCTGCTGTAGCTGAAGGGCATACCGAACCCACACATTCTGCAGGCTGTAATGCAGGAATTGATGCACAAAGAGTCAACGTACACATCCCCTGTGcaacatatataaaataaaccaaGATTTCAAAGTTACATAttaattgaaagagaaaagaaaaaaaaaaaaaagtgtaaacaGAAGCAACCATGgagattaattaatttttgcttaCAATAAGATAAACTGCAAAGAAAACTATCATTGTCCAATATCTTCCCCAGTAAGCATCAGCTAAGACACCCCCAATGAGGGGTATAAAATAGCAAGTGCCTTGCCAAGTGGTAACATTTCTTGCAGCGGAGACATTTCCTTCATGTAGTTTGCCGGTAAGGTAATTAACAAGATTAGAGGAAACCCCATAGAAGGCCAAACGTTCGCAACCTCCACTACCTGTTACAGCCGTCCTTTAGATATCAAatgatagaaaataaaaataatacaataattagGTACCTAGAATGAAGGGGCACGCTTTCCACTTTCCAGTACTATTCTTCAGAACAGGCCTCCCTTTGATGTCAACTGAGCCATCTCCAGCGACACTCTCAGTCTCCAGAGATAAATCTCTCTTTAATGTAATGTAGAAGGTCAAGTCATGTTATgaaaaccaaaaggaaaagaagatgaaTTAACAAAAGAGCCAAAGACATCTTTAGATCTAGGGTGAGTCCAGAGAAGGACACGACACGTTCATCAAGAAGAGTTTATTTAAGCTTCTAATTTCCTCATCATGAATAACGAATGTACATGCATGAGTGTGTAGAACAATGAGACAGCACaataatgcatatatatttatttacattaggCCAAATCACATCAGTTAAAATCATCAAATTTCACAAAAGTTGTCATAAATGAGAGCATTTTTTGGGCACGTGCAGGGGAACAGTGAGCGGGAaccataagaaaaaaaaaaaaaaagtgggaaagGAAAGGTGAAAAGCAAAATATGTCCAAGCTGACTCACCCTCTAACTACCAGTTTTATAATAAGAAATAAACCGACTAGGATTTGACAGGCACGAGATCGATGGGGAGAAAGCAAGCCAGAAAACGAATGGTTTTTCCTTTGTGTTCTTGGTGAACAATTGAGAGCATGAGAATGGAGCAATGGAAAAAACAGTCATCACAAACAGAGGCTTGTGCTTTAAGAAGAAGGATCATTAATTATAGGGCTAAAGCATAATCATTTTACAACTAGAGAAACAAAATAGGGGGACAAAGGACATCACCACATGGCGTTGACTTCAAACACAgctgagaaaagaaaagtagaatTCTGatacacacaaacaaacagataagagagagagagagagagagagagagatttgaacCTGTACTACTTCTTGAGCATCACCATCTTCTATCAGTGGTCTCTCTTCGTCCGTAGaagccatctctctctctctctctttgagaACCCAAAGCCACACAAGATGAACCCAAGACACGAAATCTACGTGACACGCATTTAAGAGCGCAGGGGTTATTGCAGAATGGTTGGTCCAAGCTTAGAAGAATGGTAGCTTAGGCCCTAAATTCTTTTTTGTACCGTAGAGATGAACGAACGTTAAGACCATTTTTGGTCCCCCTCAGCAACTGTGATTTTGAAAGGGCAGTTGACGCAGAGTTTGAGAATCAAGGCAAGTTTTCTAGCTAGCGAGAATCAAGGAACGGTAGGACCCAGATGGAAGAAGGGCACATCCGCCCGCCGGCCGGACATACTCGAATGAAATGCTAAAACCTTCTGCCTATTTATAATCGAGTAACACTACATATCATACTCTCATTTCATTcaatcttcatcatcttctgaTCAcctatcattaaaaaaaccctttacacaaaaaaaaattcaaaagcttCTGTACACTGCCACATCACCACAACAAAGTAAAAGTAAGATGGAGATGTGGTATTTAGTATACTCTTTCTAATTACcaccattaatttaattattcacaatataaataaatagcTTAGAATTAAGCTGATCATTAAATTCTTGGTGGAAATATTTTGAACACAAATAAATACAAGCTGGAACCTGAATCGAAATTCTGAGTGCGGAGAGAGTAAATTAAGTACATTATATACAGAccaattgtttgttaataatttggAGAAATGACGTCTTCTTGGAGAATCCCTAGGAAGCCTTCTTTTGTTTGTACCTTTTGGCACAGACAACATAGAACAAGAGATTTATGAAGCTGAGGCCGGCTAAAAGCCagaaaaaataatcaagatGACCCTCGTTCAGGTTATCTGGGATCCATCCGGTGCTCCCCCCCTGTGTTGTGAGGTAAGTTACTATTGTCAGAATAAAAGAGCTCAGGTAGTTTCCCAATGCAGTTGTCAAAAGCGACAAGGCGCTGCACAAACTCCTCATGGCATCTGGGGATTGGTCATAGAAGAACTCAAGCTGCCCTATAAATGTAAATACCTCTGCAGCTCCCAGCAAGAAATACTGGGGTATTTGCCATAATATACTGATTGGTACAGCTACATCTTCATCCACCAAACCTAGCTCTCTCGCAAGCCGCAGCCGATTTATCTCTCTACCAAAGCAGCTGCTGACATGCATAGCACAGAAATAAAAAGCCCGATCCCCATCCGCTGCAACTCTGAGAAGCCCCTCTCTTTGCCAGTAAATTTCCTTGCAATTGGGACAATTATCCTATCATATATAGGAACCCAGAAAATAACACTGATCACATCAAAGGATGACAGGGAGGCTGGAGGAATGGTGAAAGAACCAATACTTGTGTCCATCATCATCCCTTGTTCAACAAACAATGTAGACATTTGGGCATAAACAGCAGAAAACACTATTCCAGTGGCCCAGATTGGGAACATGCGGATCAAAATCTTAAATTCTTCCACCTGTGTTACAGTGCAAAGCCTCCATGGATTGGAGAAGTCTCCACTTTTAATATCGGTGTCTGACAGTACAGCAGCTTTATCAAGGCACCTGCAGTGAAAACAAAAGTGtactgaaaattttctttttctgggcAGAATTTGTCTTGCAGTTGACAAATTCAGGAAAGCATGCAACAATTTTGACGCAAGTACATAAAGTGAAATGACCTCATGTTGTCGCTACAAGAGATTAATATTTTCATCTAAAGAAGCATGAGTCTAGAAGatgtcaaaattttaagacagaTCAGGGCATAATCTTTCTTCCAATTACATTTATTTGCAAATGAGACTTCACTATACATTCCAAATCATTGCAGATTTTCTTAACCATGCATACGCCATCTTGTCTTTCCTCAGAAACGGTATGGGACATAAACAACAGGACATTAGTCGAGCTCTACAAagaaaatgcaacaaaaatctAGGAgaacaaagaaataagaaacaGACAAACTATACACCCAGTGACATCTCCCATATGAAATCCAATAAAACCTCCCAAGCagagaaaacatataaaaagtCTTTCATTTAATAATATGCATGCAATACATGAAAAAAGGTTTTCCAGTAGTTTACTCTCtgataaaatgaaagaaaacctAGAAAAGAAAACTTTGATAAGATTCCTAGCACATAACCACAGCAATAAGGGTAAAAAGTAACAGaatataaaaatactaacaagAACAGCtcttatgaagaagaaaaaaaaaattgttttcacatcaCATGCTTACTCAACCATGAGAGCGTATTTAGCTTCCATGAAACAAAATTTCTTTCATCGTGCTCCCTAATGCACCTAAAATAATCCCACAAGTTTTCGTTGAGCTGAAAAGAGTAACCCATCCAAAGATAAATGACTAGACACTCACCCTTTACCACTTGAGCAAAGACCCAGGGGCCTTCATTCCTATTCATTATTCTGAATTCAGTGATACCAATTCGACAATACTAAAATTCGGTGCAagtgtttaaaaaaaagggggtctCATTTCATGGGTATCCAAAACACGCACTAATGTGTGTGCTGCATTTATGTATACATGTTAGCAAACTAGTTCAGCAATGATAAAAGAATACCAATCAGGGCTTGGAAACAATTTTCAGAACTGAAGAAAGTGTTCAAATTCAGGATAAAGTAAAAGAGAGATTACTTTAATTCATCAGTATGCTCCAGTTTCCGACTTCCTTCAATGGCAGAGATTTTGTCTTGTGTTTCATACAAGAAATTACTCTCTGTAGGGACCACCATATTCCTCTTACGGAATGATGCAACCAAAACCTGCCACATTCGTGTAACAGGGCTTCCCCCTGGTTTCTGAAATCTATAGAGGGGAGTGCCTGAAAAGAAACTTGCAATAGCAATGCCCATAAAAACTGCAGGAATGCCAAATCCTAGACCCCACCCAGCATTGTCTTGAATCCAAACCACGAAACTGCTTGATATAAGAGCACCAATAttgatagaaaaataaaaccagtTGAAGAAGGATCCCTTCTTTACCCTTTCCCTTGTATCAGTATCATCAAACTGATCGGCACCAAATGACGAGACACAGGGTTTGATCCCACCAGTTCCCAAAGCAATCAGATAGAGCCCAAGAAAGAAGACTCCATACTGAGCTGGAGTAGCTGACGGGCATTCAGAACCCACACATTCAGCAGGCTTAAAGGCAGGAACAGATGCTGAAAGTGTCAATGTACACATTCCCTGTGCAAAAATTGATGACTTTATGTGTTCCAACATTTCAAGtacataaataaattataagtggATAAACATTGAGAGCACGTCTAGAGAAGGAAAAGCAATTGTACGCTGGATGGCATCCTTCATTAAAACCTCATTACTGAGCATTCCATGCATCAAAAAGGAGAATGGTGGATGCCTTCTGGTGGCATCATAGTATCAAGGTTCAAAAGTTAATCACATTGTAATGGAGTAATGCCTTTCTGGTTAGAGGTATGCTCTTGAGTGAAAAGAAGCACCATGTAGGGAAGAAATTCAGCTCAGAATGCACCAAACTggtaatttaaatttttttagataatcAGCGCTCAAATTCTTCTCTTTCATGTCCTTCACCTTCCTTCAATTactacaattaattaaataagacaTTTTTCATCATACCGTGTTTAGTAACATACTTCATAATGCTTACTTATTCTGATTCAATCCTAACACTCATTGATCCCTTATTCAAGTAAGATAGTGCCAGGACTATACTTACAAATTCATCAAAACTTGGGACATATACGCTAGAATAAGTTCACAATTGTATTTAAAGTTACTGCTTGATCACTCCTTGAGTAAAGAATTACCTATGACATAGGACACGATTTACACAGCAGAATGCAAAGGTGATATATCAGTAACTCCTCAATTCTTATTTTACCCAaactatattatttttttctaatctcTATGAATTGGAGTGTTATAACATTCTCAAACAACCAAACTACGCTCTTCAAAACTAGAAAATGAGAACTGCACTTCCAATACTGAGGAGAATTAAACAAGTATTAtatcttcttgtttcttttttcttttcttttttttttgtttttttgtatggAGTATTATatcttgattacttatcaaaaaataataataataataataattaagcaaGTATGCAAGACCTGAGAACATCATGTATAATGAATGATGAAAAGACCGgatgaaaaagaaatgaaaaccaAAGGCTTGCACTGgtttgaagaacatgaatatGTGAGGTCATGTGGCCCAGCAATGAAATACTTAAAAGAGTGAAACAAAGGATAAATATACTAACAATGAAGTAAATTGTGGAGAAAGCAGCAATTGTCCAATATCTTCCCCAGTATGAATCTGCTATGACAGCTCCAATGATGGGTGTAAGATAACAAGTCCCTTGCCAAGTGGTAACGTTTCTTGCAGCAGAGGCATTTCCTTCATGTAATTTGGTGGTAAGATAAGTAACAAGATTAGTAGCAATCCCATAGTAGGCGAGACGTTCACAACCTTCAGTACCTGTATTCAATGTAAAATACAAATGTCAGAAACAAAATGAATTAGATTAAACATGACCACTAGAGTAATGTCAAGAACAATAAGTCACCTAGAATGAAGGGGCAGGCTCTCCAATTTCCAGTATTCTGCTTCAGAACAGGCTTTCCATGAAAGTCAACTGAGCCATCCCCTGTGTATTGGCTGCTGCTTTCATTCTGAAGATAGAATTAAAAAGGTCAGTCATGGACAGAATAATAGAAGCTCTGAATCCTTTATacaagacaaataaaaattctttgtgaAAGAAAGCCTCAATAAGACAAGGgcatattttaatgaaaatgaagGATTGAGAATcatcaaatcattcaatcaagGGTAACCTCCTAG
This window encodes:
- the LOC132177595 gene encoding protein NRT1/ PTR FAMILY 8.3-like — protein: MASTDEERPLIEDGDAQEVVQRDLSLETESVAGDGSVDIKGRPVLKNSTGKWKACPFILGSGGCERLAFYGVSSNLVNYLTGKLHEGNVSAARNVTTWQGTCYFIPLIGGVLADAYWGRYWTMIVFFAVYLIGMCTLTLCASIPALQPAECVGSVCPSATAAQYAVFFIGLYLVALGTGGIKPCIWPFGADQFDDTDPREKGKKGSFFNWFYFFNNIGAFISTSLVVLVQEDVGWGLGYGIPTLVMGIGIAIFFLGTPFYRLQRPGGSPLTRICQVLVASFHKRNVEVPADTSLLYETQDRRSTIKGSRKLDHSEEQKCLDKAAVVSDADIKSGDLSNPWRLCTVTQVEELKILVRMFPIWASGIIFSAVYAQMSSLFVEQGKMMDRTIGSFTVPAASLSSIDIISVVIWVPIYDRVIVPIARKFTGNERGFSELQRMGIGLFLSVLCMSAAAIVEIERLELAKELGLVDEDVAVPLSILWQIPQYFMLGAAEVFTFIGQHEFFYEQAPDAMRSLCSALSLLTNSLGNYLSSLILTIVTYITTEGGSVGWIPDNLNEGHLDYFFWLLAGLSVLNMLVYIFFARKYKQKKAS